In the Candidatus Ancaeobacter aquaticus genome, GGTACTCGGCGGTTTTGAGCTTATATCATATACAACTCTATTCACACCTCTAACCTCATTGATGATTCTGTTTGAAATTAGAGCCAATAATTCATACGGCAAGTGTACCCAATCAGCTGTCATACCATCAGTACTATTGACTGCACGAACAGCTATGACATTTTCATATGTCCTTTCATCACCCATTACACCAACAGTTTTTATCGGTAAAAGTACTGCAAAAGACTGCCATATTTCTTCATAAAGCCCTGCATTCTTTACTTCCTCAACGACACGCGCATCTGCTTCTCTCAATATATCTAGTCTCTCTCTCGTGACTTCACCGACTATACGCACAGCAAGTCCAGGTCCGGGAAACGGTTGTCTCTGTATTATTTCGTTTGGCAAACCAAGTTCTCTTCCAATTTCACGAACCTCGTCTTTAAAAAGTTCTCTAAAAGGCTCTATTAGCTCAAATTTCATATCTTCGGGTAACCCACCAACATTATGATGAGTTTTTATCGTCGCTGATGGGCCTCCTTTAGCAGATACACTTTCAACAACATCGGGATATAATGTCCCCTGTGCGAGAAAATCTATCTCACCTATACACCTGGCACCTTCTTCAAAAACTCTAATAAATTCGTTGCCGATCACTTTTCTCTTTTTTTCAGGATCCACAACACCCTGTAATTTTTCCAGGAATCGGTCCGTCGCATCAACATACTCAAGATTGATCTTAAAGTTATCTCTAAATGTGTTAACAACTTTATCGGCTTCATTTTTTCTTAAAACACCATTATTCACAAAAATACATGTTAACTGGTCTCCGATCGCTTTATTAATAAGCATAGCTGCAACAGATGAATCAACGCCACCGCTGAGTCCAAGCACGACTTTCTTATCACCAACTCTGTTCTTAATCTCCCTTAACGAGCTTTCAATGAATGATTCCATCGTCCAATCGCCTTTGCAGTCGCATACCTTAAAAAGATAATTTTTTATAATATCTTTTCCATTTGGAGTATGAACAACTTCCGGATGGAATTGCAACCCATAGATTCTTGCTGCCACATCTTGTACAACAGCACAAGGAGAACTCGAAGTTATTGCAGCTGTTTGAAATCCATCAGGTAATACTTCGACCTTATCTCCATGGCTCATCCACACACTTATATTTTGAGGAAGACCTTCAAATAGCTTACAGGTTGAATCAGTTATTTTTAGCTCTGCTCTACCATACTCTCTC is a window encoding:
- the guaA gene encoding glutamine-hydrolyzing GMP synthase, which gives rise to MSQELAHDVIVVLDFGSQYSQLIARRVRENNVFSIILPYNVSVDEIKKHSPKGLILSGGPANVNSPDAPHCHKEIFEMRVPVLGICYGLQLETHLLGGKVNQSDKREYGRAELKITDSTCKLFEGLPQNISVWMSHGDKVEVLPDGFQTAAITSSSPCAVVQDVAARIYGLQFHPEVVHTPNGKDIIKNYLFKVCDCKGDWTMESFIESSLREIKNRVGDKKVVLGLSGGVDSSVAAMLINKAIGDQLTCIFVNNGVLRKNEADKVVNTFRDNFKINLEYVDATDRFLEKLQGVVDPEKKRKVIGNEFIRVFEEGARCIGEIDFLAQGTLYPDVVESVSAKGGPSATIKTHHNVGGLPEDMKFELIEPFRELFKDEVREIGRELGLPNEIIQRQPFPGPGLAVRIVGEVTRERLDILREADARVVEEVKNAGLYEEIWQSFAVLLPIKTVGVMGDERTYENVIAVRAVNSTDGMTADWVHLPYELLALISNRIINEVRGVNRVVYDISSKPPSTIEWE